One Chitinophaga parva DNA segment encodes these proteins:
- a CDS encoding PepSY-associated TM helix domain-containing protein → MTSEATITQSQPPVKRKPKGGKSRFRKVVDWLHRWLGLVSGIVVLILGLTGCLFVFQDEISNITDKQLRFVDVPAQAHTLPISTLLPVAQAALGKDQPINYITTYARAGRTWEFMAYAENDSAITYGGSIRYYRTAYVNPYTGALTGVANNKWNFFIVVKAIHWSLLLNTPYGQPITGWCTVIFVLLLITGLIMWWPKKWNRKTRNDSFSVRWKARFKRVNYDLHNVLGFYSLLVALVLALTGMVFAFTWFQAFAYVAASGTTTPPAQAPALKSQVVAVAPAKQGIDIAFEKAHQLMPHADRFGLSPAVGKEGLVYVNGYRGRETYYNYDAFSFDQHSGKLLYRNDYKQRNAGEKLVAMNYDIHVGAIAGLPGKIIAFLASLVSTSLPVTGFIIWWGRRRKR, encoded by the coding sequence ATGACAAGCGAAGCCACCATTACCCAATCTCAACCGCCCGTTAAACGCAAGCCCAAAGGAGGGAAGTCCCGCTTCCGGAAAGTGGTGGACTGGCTGCACCGCTGGCTGGGACTGGTTTCTGGTATCGTGGTGCTCATTTTGGGCCTCACCGGCTGCCTGTTTGTTTTCCAGGATGAGATCAGCAACATAACGGACAAGCAATTACGGTTTGTAGACGTGCCCGCACAGGCGCATACCCTGCCCATCTCCACTTTGCTGCCGGTGGCGCAGGCCGCCCTTGGCAAAGACCAGCCCATCAATTACATTACCACCTATGCCCGCGCCGGCCGTACCTGGGAGTTCATGGCTTATGCAGAAAATGACAGCGCGATCACGTACGGCGGTTCCATCCGGTATTACCGCACTGCGTATGTGAATCCTTACACCGGCGCCCTGACCGGGGTGGCGAATAACAAATGGAACTTCTTCATCGTAGTAAAGGCCATTCACTGGAGCTTGTTGCTCAATACACCTTACGGCCAGCCTATTACCGGCTGGTGCACCGTGATCTTTGTGCTGCTGCTTATCACAGGCCTTATTATGTGGTGGCCTAAAAAGTGGAACAGGAAAACCCGGAACGATAGTTTTTCCGTGCGCTGGAAGGCCCGTTTTAAGCGCGTGAATTATGACCTGCACAATGTGCTGGGTTTTTATTCGCTGCTGGTGGCCCTGGTACTGGCCCTTACGGGAATGGTGTTTGCCTTCACCTGGTTCCAGGCTTTTGCTTACGTGGCGGCTTCCGGCACTACCACGCCGCCGGCACAGGCCCCGGCATTGAAATCGCAAGTGGTGGCGGTGGCGCCGGCAAAACAAGGCATTGATATCGCCTTTGAGAAGGCCCACCAGCTGATGCCCCATGCGGACCGCTTTGGCCTCTCGCCCGCAGTGGGTAAGGAAGGCCTGGTATATGTGAATGGCTACCGCGGCAGGGAAACTTATTACAATTACGATGCTTTCTCTTTTGATCAGCACAGCGGCAAGCTGCTGTACCGCAATGATTACAAACAACGCAACGCAGGGGAGAAGCTGGTGGCCATGAACTACGATATCCACGTGGGTGCCATTGCCGGCCTGCCGGGTAAGATCATTGCCTTCCTGGCCAGCCTGGTGAGCACCAGCCTGCCGGTGACCGGTTTCATTATCTGGTGGGGCAGGCGGAGGAAGAGATAG
- the treZ gene encoding malto-oligosyltrehalose trehalohydrolase, with product MAHYYTPVGAHLGPDQICTFTVWAPFRKAVSLVVIAPLPAEYPMARDENGYWHYRMAATPTGLQYLYKLDNDLLRPDPASRYQPGGVHGPSAVVQPAYPHWTDDDWRGLELKDLVLYELHTGTFSPQRNFQGIIARLSYLEKLGVNAIEIMPVAQFSGTRNWGYDGVYPFAVQHNYGSVNGLKEVVNAAHKHGIAVILDVVYNHLGPEGNYFADFGPYFTSKYKTPWADAVNFDDAYCDAVRDYFLQNALMWLDEFHIDGLRLDAVHAIWDCSARHFVAELSEAVSVLERRLGRRKLLIAEIDYNAPRYIDPVEQGGYGLAGQWVDEFHHALHTMLTGELDGYYEDFNGIAHLAKAYKDNYVYTGQYSPHRKRRFGDLPRNHHYSDFIVFSQNHDQVGNRLLGDRLSATLDLPALKLAAAAYLLAPQTPMIFMGEEYGETKPFQFFTSHGDAELIAALREGRRREFASFNWQGAVPDPQSENTFYGSALSWEPNEALLECYRSLIALRRNTPALQNQGPGCIAVEILNEKALLLQRKLEEKPALFIYLNFSKDAINVTNVNGYTLNAVFTTHTQPLPAEIAVHAGFQLPAMSASVFAVKE from the coding sequence TTGGCACACTACTATACGCCCGTAGGCGCCCACCTGGGCCCTGACCAAATCTGCACGTTCACCGTATGGGCGCCCTTCCGCAAAGCCGTGAGCCTGGTTGTGATAGCGCCCTTGCCCGCGGAATATCCCATGGCCCGCGATGAAAATGGTTACTGGCATTACCGTATGGCCGCCACCCCCACAGGGTTGCAATATCTCTACAAACTGGATAACGACCTGTTGCGCCCCGATCCCGCATCGCGCTACCAGCCCGGTGGGGTACATGGCCCTTCTGCGGTGGTACAGCCTGCCTATCCACACTGGACGGATGACGACTGGCGAGGGCTGGAACTGAAAGACCTCGTTTTGTATGAACTGCATACCGGTACTTTCAGCCCCCAGCGTAACTTCCAGGGCATCATCGCCCGGCTGTCTTACCTGGAAAAATTAGGCGTGAACGCCATTGAGATCATGCCGGTGGCCCAATTTTCCGGCACGCGCAACTGGGGCTACGATGGCGTGTACCCCTTTGCCGTGCAGCATAATTATGGCAGCGTAAATGGCTTGAAGGAAGTGGTGAACGCCGCCCATAAACATGGCATAGCCGTGATCCTTGATGTGGTGTACAACCACCTGGGCCCTGAGGGAAATTACTTCGCGGACTTTGGCCCTTACTTCACCTCCAAATACAAAACACCCTGGGCAGATGCTGTGAACTTTGACGATGCTTACTGCGATGCCGTGCGCGATTACTTCCTGCAAAACGCGCTGATGTGGCTCGATGAATTTCATATAGACGGCCTGCGGCTGGATGCAGTGCACGCCATCTGGGATTGCAGTGCACGCCACTTTGTGGCGGAACTCTCAGAAGCCGTGAGCGTGCTGGAACGCCGCCTGGGCAGGCGCAAGCTGCTCATCGCGGAAATTGATTACAACGCCCCGCGTTACATAGACCCGGTGGAGCAGGGTGGGTATGGCCTGGCCGGCCAATGGGTGGACGAATTTCACCACGCCCTCCATACTATGCTCACCGGTGAGCTGGATGGGTATTATGAAGACTTCAACGGCATTGCACACCTGGCCAAGGCTTACAAGGATAATTACGTGTACACCGGCCAGTATTCCCCCCACCGCAAACGCCGCTTTGGCGACCTGCCCCGTAACCATCATTACAGTGATTTTATTGTGTTCTCCCAAAACCACGACCAGGTGGGCAATCGCCTGCTGGGCGACCGCCTCTCCGCCACGCTGGACCTGCCGGCCCTCAAACTGGCCGCCGCGGCTTACCTGCTGGCGCCGCAAACGCCCATGATCTTCATGGGAGAGGAGTACGGGGAAACGAAGCCCTTCCAGTTCTTTACCTCCCATGGCGATGCAGAATTGATAGCTGCCCTGCGGGAAGGCCGGCGCAGGGAATTTGCGTCGTTCAACTGGCAGGGAGCGGTGCCGGACCCGCAATCGGAAAATACGTTCTATGGCTCCGCTTTAAGTTGGGAGCCCAATGAAGCGCTCCTGGAATGCTACCGGAGCCTGATAGCGCTGCGGCGCAATACCCCCGCCCTGCAAAACCAGGGTCCCGGCTGCATCGCAGTGGAAATACTCAATGAAAAGGCATTGCTGCTGCAAAGGAAATTGGAGGAAAAGCCCGCGCTGTTCATCTATTTAAATTTTAGTAAGGATGCCATAAATGTCACTAACGTAAACGGTTATACGTTAAACGCAGTCTTCACTACGCATACACAGCCATTACCCGCTGAAATAGCCGTACATGCTGGTTTCCAGCTGCCTGCAATGTCGGCCTCCGTATTTGCTGTAAAAGAATAA